The proteins below come from a single Eucalyptus grandis isolate ANBG69807.140 chromosome 3, ASM1654582v1, whole genome shotgun sequence genomic window:
- the LOC120291667 gene encoding TMV resistance protein N-like, with protein sequence MASSSKPKRNYEVFLSFRGTDMRNNFLSHLYKALNQNGISTFVDSEGVRKGDQTSSVLMKAIRESCLAVIIFSEDYASSRWCLEEVAKIMECKEQMNLIVLPVFYKVDPREVRQGIQSYGTALAKHDYDFGKDSEKVKRWKKALLMLVACLGGISLMGK encoded by the coding sequence ATGGCTTCTTCATCAAAACCCAAAAGGAATTATGAAgttttcttgagttttagaggcaCCGATATGCGTAACAACTTTCTCAGCCATCTCTACAAAGCCTTAAACCAAAATGGAATTTCCACTTTTGTTGATAGCGAGGGAGTGAGGAAAGGTGACCAAACTTCATCAGTGCTTATGAAGGCCATTAGAGAATCATGCCTTGCAGTCATTATTTTTTCTGAGGACTACGCTTCCTCAAGGTGGTGCTTGGAAGAGGTGGCAAAGATTATGGAGTGCAAGGAACAAATGAACCTCATTGTTCTACCAGTGTTTTATAAAGTGGACCCACGAGAAGTGAGACAAGGGATACAGAGTTATGGAACAGCTCTGGCCAAGCATGACTACGACTTTGGGAAGGATtcggaaaaagtgaaaagatggaAGAAAGCTCTTTTGATGCTGGTTGCTTGTCTGGGTGGCATTTCACTGATGGGTAAGTAG